In a single window of the Cucurbita pepo subsp. pepo cultivar mu-cu-16 chromosome LG18, ASM280686v2, whole genome shotgun sequence genome:
- the LOC111780438 gene encoding DNA annealing helicase and endonuclease ZRANB3, translating to MDITEEQRKRAEANRLAAIAKRKALVESSNGQLQRQDPWKLFKCRKLSTELSAASAVQSSKRLSCNNTHLPERFRVRLEISSPDSFSITPEAVEGYSYPGEENCFRKLSDFLFNVTHSHYTQIIGGGKACVYKLRDYCPVLKCLKNSKDIDVYEIPWTTFNVVERLSHSFTLGRWMPCRPEHLSDEKVDELMQKLPDRLLNRLLPFQLDGVRFGLQRGGRCLIADEMGLGKTLQAIAIASCLMDEEGSMLVVCPAVLRFSWAEELERWLPFCLPSDIHLVFGHLDNPCHLSKFPKVVVISYTMLHRLCKSILQQKWSLLIVDESHHVRCAKKSSESEEIKAVLDLSTKVQHIILLSGTPSLSRPYDIFHQIDMLWPGLLGKTKYEFAKTYCDVKFVRTSQGKTFKDFSKGIRLDELNVLLKQTVMIRRLKEHVLVQLPPKRRQIIRLLLKSSDIVGAKAATREVINGDQDRNAAENNTDDILGEEEPDDGGACGTGKLSFHELGVAKLSGFREWFSIHPIISETDGLMDLDLKTDSQKMIIFAHHHKVLDGVQELMCEKGIQFVRIDGTTLARDRQSAVLLFQSSSEVKIAIIGITAGGVGLDFSSAQNVVFLELPQSPSLMLQAEDRAHRRGQTKAVNIYIFCAKDTIDESHWRKLNKSLRRVTSTTDGKYDAIQEIAVERVSYLEACGRSGTSSESQMNSATCIKLSSKIARAQGHGSLEVEVNDELNGSFKVLVKDELNAKTDYPPDQNDDIDITTQTDQVAIKGEMLSGQLNNDSLSMEKSEENLTTVDNRSLESSSCPPLEKQGGEKDQAEKEEKLCSGTSKVDNGEPHLITEPEKSSLNHVHVLRFEISQYTGRVHLYRCIPGIDLRPRPLFLNFRPEEVELIDCSVDDSEKTDFNLDATLYKLALQEFLSEWRKLRPIEQRKLYGKPLQLPLDIELCYLKESINHNADGVLKGKSLRRTTPIDDISRPLPSSAVWKLVQLCCGSGKRKKEYSQGWTLTDEPLCKLCQTPCQGINAKTPEYFEDLFCNLGCYEEYRVRISSTSLRRELFQMEHGVCSNCHLDCHKLVKHIRPLSVEMRRDYIEKVAPKLASRKNLLEKIVNNPTEGNAWHADHIVPVYRGGGECRLENMRTLCVGCHFDVTAEQRAERRLVRLKAKKQLRDTITDIKKSENTERIDNDIQNRVHDAQENVLDEQLILVKVPGSAYSKDDCLDNNTEGPEESTAA from the exons ATGGATATCACTGAAGAGCAACGAAAGCGAGCCGAAGCAAACCGTTTAGCTGCCATAGCCAAACGCAAAGCACTGGTTGAATCTTCTAATGGCCAACTACAACGCCAGGACCCATGGAAGCTTTTCAAATGTCGCAAGCTTTCCACTGAGCTAAGTGCTGCCAGTGCAGTCCAATCTTCGAAAAGATTATCCTGTAACAATACCCACTTGCCTGAAAGGTTTCGAGTAAGGCTGGAAATTTCCTCCCCTGATTCGTTCTCGATCACGCCGGAAGCCGTGGAAGGATACTCTTACCCGGGAGAGGAGAATTGCTTCAGGAAATTGAGCGACTTTTTATTCAAT GTCACTCATTCTCACTACACACAAATTATAGGCGGAGGAAAGGCTTGTGTCTATAAGCTGAGGGACTATTGTCCtgttttgaaatgtttaaaGAACTCCAAGGACATTGATGTTTATGAGATACCATGGACTACATTTAATGTGGTCGAGAGACTTTCACATTCATTTACTTTAGGGCGATGGATGCCATGCAGGCCAGAGCATCTGTCAGATGAGAAGGTCGATGAACTAATGCAGAAATTACCTGATCGGTTACTGAATAGACTCTTACCTTTCCAACTTGATGGTGTAAGATTTGGCTTGCAGAGGGGTGGCCGATGTTTGATAGCTGATGAAATGGGTCTTGGGAAAACACTGCAG GCTATTGCAATTGCTAGCTGCCTCATGGATGAAGAGGGTTCAATGCTCGTTGTTTGCCCTGCTGTTTTACGTTTTTCTTGGGCTGAAGAACTAGAGCGTTGGCTTCCATTTTGTTTGCCTTCTGATATTCATCTTG TTTTTGGTCATCTGGACAATCCTTGCCATTTATCAAAATTCCCGAAAGTGGTGGTAATATCATATACGATGCTTCACCGTTTATGTAAGAGCATTCTTCAGCAGAAGTGGTCTTTATTGATTGTTGATGAATCTCATCACGTAAGATGTGCCAAGAAGTCATCTGAATCAGAAGAG ATAAAGGCAGTTCTTGATTTATCAACAAAGGTCCAGCATATTATTCTTCTATCTGGAACTCCTTCTTTATCAAG GCCATATGACATTTTTCATCAGATAGACATGCTATG GCCTGGTTTGCTGGGAAAGACCAAGTATGAGTTTGCAAAAACTTACTGCGATGTCAAATTTGTTCGTACTTCTCAGGGGAAAACTTTTAAG GACTTCTCGAAAGGCATTCGATTAGATGAGTTGAATGTGCTGCTCAAGCAAACTGTTATG ATAAGACGTTTGAAAGAGCATGTATTGGTTCAACTACCACCCAAACGCAGGCAGATCATAAGATTGTTGTTGAAAAGTTCTGATATAGTTGGAGCAAAGGCGGCTACTAGGGAGGTGATCAATGGTGATCAGGATAGAAATGCTGCTGAAAACAATACAGACGATATTTTGGGGGAAGAGGAACCTGATG ATGGTGGAGCTTGCGGAACTGGGAAACTTTCCTTTCATGAACTGGGTGTTGCAAAGCTATCTGGTTTTCGTGAATGGTTTTCTATTCATCCAATTATTTCTGAAACAGATGGTTTGATGGACTTGGATTTGAAGACCGATTCCCAAAAGATGATCATTTTTGCTCATCATCATAAAGTTCTCGATGGAGTACAA GAACTCATGTGTGAAAAGGGAATCCAGTTTGTTCGCATTGATGGCACAACTCTTGCTCGAGACAGGCAATCAGCTGTGCTGTTATTCCAGTCGTCATCCGAG GTTAAAATTGCTATCATAGGTATTACTGCTGGTGGAGTTGGACTTGATTTCTCTTCAGCACAAAATGTTGTGTTTTTGGAATTGCCTCAGTCACCGTCGTTGATGCTTCAG GCCGAGGATAGAGCTCACAGGCGAGGGCAGACCAAGGCAGTCAACATATACATTTTCTGTGCTAAG GATACGATAGATGAGTCTCATTGGCGAAAATTGAACAAGAGTTTGCGCCGTGTTACCTCAACTACTGATGGAAAATATGATGCAATTCAAGAAATAGCG GTAGAACGTGTTTCTTATCTAGAAGCATGTGGCAGAAGTGGTACAAGTTCTGAGAGTCAGATGAACTCAGCAACATGCATTAAACTCTCCTCAAAAATCGCGAGAGCTCAAGGCCATGGCTCTTTGGAGGTTGAAGTTAATGATGAGCTGAATGGCTCTTTTAAGGTTTTAGTAAAAGATGAGTTGAATGCTAAGACTGATTATCCACCTGACCAAAATGATGACATCGACATTACAACTCAAACAGATCAAGTAGCCATTAAG GGTGAAATGTTGTCCGGGCAACTGAACAATGATTCTCTCTCGATGGAAAAATCAGAAGAGAATCTTACTACAGTTGACAATAGAAGTCTTGAAAGTTCTTCCTGTCCTCCATTGGAAAAGCAAGGTGGAGAAAAGGATCAAGCAGAGAAG GAAGAGAAGTTATGTTCTGGGACATCAAAAGTTGATAATGGTGAACCCCATCTGATCACTGAGCCTGAAAAAAGTTCCTTGAACCATGTTCATGTTCTGCGATTTGAG ATTAGTCAGTATACAGGAAGGGTCCACTTGTATAGATGCATTCCTGGGATAGACTTGCGACCAAGGCCACTATTCCTTAATTTTCGACCAGAAGAAGTTGAATTGATAGACTGTTCTGTCGATGACAGTGAAAAAACAGATTTCAATTTGGACGCCACACTCTACAAACTAGCTCTTCAAGAATTTCTCAGTGAATGGCGTAAGTTGAGACCCATTGAGCAAAGAAAGTTATATGGAAAACCACTGCAACTTCCTTTGGATATTGAACTGTGCTACTTGAAGGAAAGCATCAACCACAACGCTGAT GGAGTGTTGAAGGGTAAGAGTTTGCGGCGGACAACACCAATCGATGACATTAGCCGACCATTACCATCTTCTGCTGTATGGAAACTGGTCCAATTGTGCTGTGGCtctggaaaaagaaagaaagaatattcTCAGGGTTGGACACTGACAGATGAACCTCTTTGTAAACTTTGTCAAACACCATGCCA GGGCATCAATGCAAAGACACCTGAATATTTTGAAGATCTTTTCTGTAATCTTGGCTGTTATGAAGAATACCGCGTTAGGATTAGTAGCACATCCCTCCGTCGG GAACTGTTTCAAATGGAGCATGGTGTCTGCTCAAATTGTCATTTGGACTGTCATAAGCTCGTAAAGCACATAAGACCATTGTCCGTGGAGATGCGGCGCGATTATATTGAGAAAGTAGCACCTAAGTTGGCAAGCCGGAAAAATTT GCTTGAAAAGATTGTTAATAATCCAACTGAGGGCAACGCGTGGCATGCTGACCACATTGTTCCTGTTTACCGAGGTGGAG GTGAATGCAGGCTAGAGAATATGAGGACCCTGTGTGTGGGATGTCATTTTGATGTTACCGCTGAGCAACGTGCTGAACGACGATTAGTTCGGCTCAAAGCTAAGAAGCAACTTAGAGACACTATCACTGATATcaagaaaagtgaaaatacTGAAAGGATAGATAACGACATTCAG AATCGAGTGCACGATGCGCAAGAGAATGTACTTGATGAACAGCTAATCTTAGTGAAGGTTCCTGGAAGTGCTTACTCCAAAGACGACTGCTTGGACAATAATACAGAGGGTCCCGAAGAGTCCACAGCAGCTTAG
- the LOC111779735 gene encoding transcription factor UNE10-like translates to MNQWIVPKWNQSQQHEDASRSSHVHFPHKNTTFSHNLVPMAKDGHGEVLLQMAPTKHSWGQSEDTLESLVHSSLLRKRTRSNPEGKDEAFMSGAFLESHRSFKAKNSIEDLAPDDGSEDEHNTKRKTSGSCSIRRTQSERRRRDRINQKLKDLQKLVPNRSKTDRASLLDDTIQYLKQLKAQVQFMCSIRSDVPQMIIPLGMQQQQLQVSLLAARMGLLDTASMAPSSSSFPCAAACPPTLLPSIISSTKPKSKLSTSAFVPPTDPFCTLLAQSMDMDLYSKMVTLYCQEVNRTPRQASKLMESQCVEGIEEDMHQS, encoded by the exons ATGAACCAGTGGATAGTCCCAAAATGGAACCAATCACAACAACATGAAGATGCTAGCAGATCTTCCCATGTCCATTTCCCCCACAAAAACACTACTTTCAGCCACAATCTTGTCCCCAT GGCAAAGGACGGCCATGGGGAGGTGCTTCTTCAAATGGCTCCAACAAAGCACTCATGGGGCCAATCCGAAGACACCCTCGAGTCCCTAGTCCATAGTTCACTGTTGAGGAAACGGACACGATCCAACCCAGAAGGCAAAGATGAAGCTTTTATGAGTGGGGCTTTTTTAGAATCTCATAGGAGCTTCAAAGCCAAAAATTCCATCGAAGACTTAGCTCCAGATGATGGCTCG GAGGACGAACATAACACGAAGAGGAAAACAAGTGGGAGCTGTTCAATTAGACGAACTCAGTCTGAGAGA agacgAAGAGATCGGATAAACCAGAAGTTAAAAGATCTTCAAAAGTTGGTGCCAAATAGGAGTAAG ACTGATAGAGCTTCACTTTTGGACGACACGATTCAATATTTGAAGCAACTTAAAGCACAAGTTCAGTTCATGTGCAGCATTAGATCAGATGTGCCACAGATGATCATACCTCTAGGaatgcagcagcagcagcttcaAGTGTCACTGCTCGCAGCTCGTATGGGACTGCTTGACACTGCTTCAATGGCTCCCAGTTCCAGTTCCTTCCCTTGTGCTGCTGCATGTCCTCCGACTCTACTGCCTTCCATCATCTCATCAACAAAGCCAAAATCTAAACTTTCCACCTCTGCTTTCGTCCCTCCAACCGATCCTTTCTGCACTCTTCTGGCACAA TCAATGGATATGGATTTGTACAGTAAAATGGTGACACTATATTGCCAAGAAGTGAACAGGACACCTCGGCAGGCAAGCAAATTAATGGAATCACAATGTGTAGAAGGGATCGAGGAGGATATGCATCAGAGCTAG
- the LOC111779721 gene encoding dCTP pyrophosphatase 1-like: MENRSYEPEKTAKDVSLQELRDMLAEFARVRGWEQYHSPRNLLLALVGEVGELSEIFQWKGEVERGLPNWSAAEREHLEEEVSDVLLYLVRLADVCGLDLGHAALSKLVKNANKYPVAAFARALP; encoded by the exons atggagaatCGTTCTTACGAACCTGAGAAAACCGCCAAAGACGTCTCACTGCAGGAACTCAGAGACATGCTCGCAGAGTTCGCTCGAGTACGAGGATGGGAACAATACCACAGCCCaagaaaccttctcctagcactt GTTGGTGAGGTCGGAGAGCTATCGGAGATATTCCAGTGGAAGGGGGAGGTGGAGAGGGGGCTGCCAAACTGGAGCGCGGCGGAGAGAGAGCATTTGGAAGAAGAGGTGTCTGATGTGTTACTCTATTTGGTGCGTCTCGCCGATGTGTGTGGCCTTGATTTGGGCCATGCCGCTCTCTCAAAGCTCGTCAAAAATGCCAACAAGTACCCTGTCGCCGCTTTCGCGCGCGCGCTTCCATGA